From Paraburkholderia acidisoli, one genomic window encodes:
- a CDS encoding NUDIX hydrolase, translating to MKERATVVCWQREKILLVERGRSRWSLPGGTIARDESPVEAARRELSEETCLEGYGLDYLFQFGGLNKRHHVFVSVLPDDARAEPSNEILRCRWFRPGKIATLITSVPTREIVALLFSPNRQTTRLE from the coding sequence ATGAAAGAGAGAGCAACCGTTGTGTGTTGGCAGCGTGAAAAAATTCTTCTCGTCGAGCGAGGCCGGTCTCGATGGTCGCTGCCCGGCGGGACGATCGCGCGTGATGAATCTCCCGTCGAAGCTGCCCGGCGCGAACTAAGCGAAGAGACGTGTCTGGAAGGCTATGGGCTTGACTACCTGTTCCAGTTCGGTGGTCTCAACAAGCGCCATCATGTATTTGTCTCGGTGCTTCCCGACGATGCCCGGGCGGAGCCTAGCAACGAGATACTGCGTTGTCGCTGGTTCCGACCGGGGAAGATCGCGACGCTCATTACGAGCGTGCCGACACGCGAGATTGTCGCGCTGCTTTTCAGCCCAAACCGGCAAACCACACGACTCGAATGA
- a CDS encoding SDR family oxidoreductase yields the protein MPPTLNQYTMQDPTKQYPGPEFDRQPQPEPGLAQNMRPKPDHGEKSYQGFGRLQGRRALITGADSGIGRAVAIAFAREGADVAINYLPAEEKDAQEVVALLREAGVKVTALRGDIGDENFCQQLVRDTVRELGGIDILVNVAGKQLYVEKIADLSTEQLEATFRVNVFAMFWLCKAALPHMPPGASIINTTSIQSYQPSPGLLDYASTKAAITAFTHALAKQVIGQGVRVNGVAPGPVWTPLQPSGGQPQEKVQQFGAEAPMKRPGQPAELAPVYVLLASQESSFVTGEIYGVTGGNHLP from the coding sequence ATGCCGCCGACCTTGAACCAGTACACGATGCAGGACCCGACAAAACAATATCCCGGTCCGGAATTCGACCGGCAACCGCAGCCCGAGCCAGGACTTGCGCAGAACATGCGGCCCAAGCCCGACCACGGCGAGAAAAGTTATCAGGGCTTCGGGCGCCTGCAAGGACGGCGCGCCTTGATCACGGGCGCGGATAGTGGCATCGGTCGCGCCGTCGCCATTGCGTTCGCCCGCGAAGGCGCCGACGTGGCGATCAACTATCTACCCGCCGAAGAAAAAGACGCGCAGGAAGTCGTCGCCCTGCTACGCGAAGCAGGCGTAAAGGTGACGGCGCTGCGCGGCGACATCGGTGATGAAAATTTTTGCCAGCAACTCGTGAGAGATACGGTTCGCGAACTCGGAGGCATCGATATTCTCGTCAACGTCGCGGGCAAACAACTCTACGTCGAGAAGATTGCAGATCTTTCCACCGAGCAACTCGAAGCGACGTTTCGCGTCAACGTGTTCGCAATGTTCTGGCTTTGCAAGGCTGCGTTGCCGCACATGCCCCCGGGCGCATCCATCATCAATACAACGTCGATCCAGAGCTATCAACCGAGCCCTGGCCTGCTCGACTACGCGTCGACGAAGGCGGCCATCACAGCGTTCACGCACGCGCTGGCCAAGCAGGTGATCGGGCAAGGCGTGCGTGTGAATGGCGTGGCACCTGGCCCGGTGTGGACACCGTTGCAACCGAGCGGCGGTCAACCGCAGGAAAAAGTCCAGCAATTCGGCGCCGAAGCGCCGATGAAACGGCCGGGACAACCTGCCGAGTTGGCGCCGGTTTATGTGCTGCTCGCATCGCAGGAATCCAGCTTCGTCACCGGAGAGATTTACGGGGTGACGGGCGGCAATCACCTGCCTTGA
- a CDS encoding catalase family protein, whose amino-acid sequence MSTPLAARPLSFDASFERIPDDEVETIGRLVKALRSIQEITSQDYGRAVRSVHAKSHGVLEGELTVFDNLPPELAQGVFALPREYRVAMRLSTNPGDILHDGVSTPRGLAIKIADVTGVRLPGSEAHTSQDFVMVNAPMFTAATPKAFVKNLELLAKTTDRMPKTKKALSTVLRGVEHVVETLGGESGKIKSLGGHPETHILGETFYACAPLLYGPYFAKLSIAPVSPELVALKDASLDTSAKPDALREAVTDFFAVNSGEWELRVQLATDIDKMPVEDASVQWPENESPYLAVARIRVAPQPTWTEQRVAAIDDGMVFSPWHGIAAHRPIGGVMRARKLAYEMSAAFRAEFNGCPVHG is encoded by the coding sequence ATGTCCACGCCGCTTGCAGCGCGCCCTTTATCTTTCGATGCCAGTTTCGAGCGCATCCCCGACGACGAGGTCGAAACGATCGGGCGTTTGGTGAAAGCCTTGCGATCCATACAGGAAATCACTTCGCAGGACTATGGCCGCGCCGTGCGAAGCGTGCATGCGAAAAGTCACGGCGTGCTCGAAGGCGAACTCACTGTGTTCGACAATCTTCCTCCCGAGCTTGCGCAGGGGGTTTTTGCGTTGCCGCGCGAATATCGAGTAGCAATGCGTCTATCGACTAACCCCGGCGATATTCTTCATGACGGCGTGTCGACGCCGCGGGGACTTGCGATCAAGATCGCCGACGTTACGGGCGTGCGACTGCCTGGCAGCGAGGCGCACACCTCGCAAGACTTCGTCATGGTGAACGCGCCCATGTTCACGGCGGCGACGCCCAAGGCGTTCGTCAAGAATCTCGAACTGCTCGCCAAGACCACCGACCGTATGCCGAAGACAAAGAAGGCGCTTTCGACGGTGCTGCGCGGCGTCGAACACGTGGTGGAGACGCTGGGCGGCGAGAGCGGAAAGATCAAGAGCCTGGGCGGTCATCCGGAAACGCACATCCTCGGCGAAACGTTCTATGCCTGTGCGCCGCTGCTATACGGTCCTTACTTTGCGAAGTTGTCCATCGCGCCGGTTTCCCCGGAATTGGTTGCGCTCAAGGACGCATCGCTCGACACGAGCGCCAAGCCGGATGCATTGCGCGAAGCCGTCACCGACTTTTTTGCCGTGAATTCCGGTGAGTGGGAATTGCGCGTGCAGCTCGCAACCGACATTGACAAGATGCCGGTCGAGGACGCCTCAGTGCAGTGGCCCGAGAACGAAAGTCCCTATCTCGCCGTGGCACGTATTCGCGTCGCGCCGCAGCCAACGTGGACGGAGCAGCGCGTCGCAGCCATCGACGACGGCATGGTGTTTAGCCCGTGGCACGGCATTGCGGCGCACCGCCCGATCGGTGGCGTGATGCGCGCGCGCAAGCTGGCCTACGAAATGTCGGCCGCGTTCCGCGCAGAGTTTAACGGCTGTCCGGTGCACGGCTAA
- a CDS encoding FdhF/YdeP family oxidoreductase — MGKPQSSIPRHRDPGEQQPRAYPYASGGWGSVKAVTHILVQEKAVLRDLRILPHQNKPDGFMCVSCSWAKPAHPHTFEFCENGAKATAWDTTSKRADRAFFERHTVTELLGWHDHDIEDAGRLTEPMRYDENSDRYVPVSWDAAFEAIGAELRALDPDSVVFYSSGRASLETSYMLQLFARMYGTNNMPDSSNMCHESTSVGLTQAIGVGVGTVGLDDFEHTDLMFFFGQNVGTNSPRMLHQLQDARRRGVPIITFNPLREPGLISFANPQSPRDMLLPGDTKISTQYHQLRPGGDSAVLAGMCKVVIEAHDEAMALGGADILDTAFIRDHTTGFEDFANWARSAKWHDIERYSGLPRESIEEAARAYMQAKAVIAHYGMGMTQHRLGVQNVRLLCNLLFLRGNIGKPGAGPSPVRGHSNVQGQRTVGITEKPELAPLDQLARQFNFEPPREAGFNTVEAFEAMIDGRVRAVVNLGGNLVRAVPDRVRTEPAWRNLGLTVNIATKLNRSHLIHGRQAWLLPCLSRIEIDRTGGREQVVSMEDSTARFHGSRGVAEPASAHIRSEPFIVAGLARATLRERSTVDWRAWSEAYSLVRDEIAQTWPDVFHDFEKRMWTPGGFMRPLPARERMWKTKSGKAEFHVPESLDEDPDMPGSEPGALRLMTLRADGQFNTTIYDLDDRFRGVHGSRMVLLMNREDMDERGVETGDRITLCTVANDGILREVAGLAAMPYDVPRGCLGGYYPECNPLLPLWHYAKESKVPAAKSIPVRVVAVEKPGKR; from the coding sequence ATGGGAAAGCCGCAATCGTCCATCCCTCGCCATCGTGACCCGGGGGAGCAACAACCCAGGGCGTACCCCTATGCATCGGGCGGTTGGGGTTCGGTCAAGGCGGTGACGCATATCCTCGTGCAGGAAAAGGCGGTATTGCGCGACCTGCGTATTCTGCCTCATCAGAACAAGCCCGATGGATTCATGTGCGTGAGTTGTTCGTGGGCAAAACCGGCTCATCCTCACACATTTGAATTCTGCGAAAACGGCGCAAAGGCGACTGCGTGGGATACCACGTCGAAGCGTGCGGACCGTGCGTTTTTCGAGCGTCACACGGTGACGGAACTGCTCGGCTGGCACGACCACGACATCGAAGATGCAGGCCGTCTGACCGAACCGATGCGGTACGACGAAAATAGCGACCGGTACGTGCCCGTCTCGTGGGACGCAGCGTTCGAGGCGATCGGCGCCGAATTGCGCGCGCTGGATCCTGACAGCGTGGTGTTTTACTCTTCGGGACGCGCGTCGCTCGAAACCTCATACATGCTGCAACTTTTTGCGCGCATGTATGGCACCAACAACATGCCGGACAGTTCCAACATGTGTCACGAGAGCACGAGCGTTGGCCTGACGCAGGCGATCGGTGTGGGAGTCGGCACGGTTGGGCTCGACGATTTCGAGCACACCGATCTGATGTTTTTCTTCGGGCAGAATGTGGGCACAAATAGTCCGCGCATGCTTCATCAACTCCAGGATGCGCGCAGGCGCGGCGTGCCGATCATCACCTTCAATCCGCTGCGGGAACCAGGCCTGATCTCGTTCGCCAATCCGCAGTCGCCACGTGACATGCTGCTGCCTGGCGACACGAAGATCAGCACGCAGTACCACCAGTTGCGCCCGGGCGGCGACAGTGCCGTTCTCGCTGGCATGTGCAAGGTCGTAATCGAGGCCCATGACGAGGCGATGGCTCTCGGTGGCGCCGATATACTCGATACGGCCTTTATCCGCGATCACACGACGGGTTTTGAGGATTTTGCCAACTGGGCGCGCTCGGCGAAGTGGCACGACATCGAACGATATAGCGGCCTTCCGCGCGAATCGATCGAAGAAGCGGCTCGCGCGTATATGCAGGCAAAAGCCGTTATTGCTCACTACGGGATGGGAATGACGCAGCATCGTCTCGGCGTGCAAAACGTGCGGTTGCTGTGCAACCTGCTATTTCTGCGCGGCAACATCGGCAAACCTGGTGCCGGGCCGTCGCCAGTGCGCGGACATTCGAATGTGCAGGGTCAGCGTACCGTGGGCATCACCGAAAAGCCCGAACTCGCGCCGCTCGACCAACTCGCGCGACAGTTCAATTTCGAGCCGCCACGCGAAGCTGGCTTCAATACCGTTGAGGCCTTCGAAGCGATGATCGACGGAAGGGTGCGTGCCGTCGTGAACCTCGGCGGCAATCTGGTTCGTGCCGTGCCCGACCGTGTGCGCACCGAGCCTGCCTGGCGCAATTTGGGGTTGACCGTCAACATCGCGACGAAACTCAATCGCAGCCATTTGATTCACGGTCGGCAAGCATGGTTATTGCCGTGTCTGAGTCGAATCGAAATCGACCGCACGGGCGGGCGCGAGCAGGTGGTGTCGATGGAGGACAGCACGGCCCGGTTTCATGGCTCCCGCGGTGTAGCGGAACCGGCTTCGGCGCATATCCGCTCCGAGCCTTTCATTGTCGCGGGATTGGCGCGCGCAACCTTGCGCGAGCGGTCGACCGTCGATTGGCGCGCGTGGAGCGAGGCGTATTCACTCGTTCGCGACGAGATCGCGCAAACCTGGCCCGATGTCTTTCACGACTTCGAGAAGCGGATGTGGACGCCAGGCGGCTTCATGCGGCCGCTACCCGCGCGCGAGCGGATGTGGAAAACGAAGAGCGGCAAGGCTGAATTTCACGTGCCGGAATCGCTGGATGAGGACCCTGATATGCCGGGAAGCGAACCCGGAGCGCTACGCCTCATGACACTGCGAGCCGATGGCCAGTTCAATACGACGATCTACGATCTCGATGATCGTTTTCGCGGCGTGCACGGTTCGCGCATGGTGCTACTGATGAACCGCGAGGACATGGACGAGCGCGGGGTAGAGACCGGCGATCGCATTACGCTGTGCACTGTGGCGAACGACGGCATTTTGCGGGAGGTCGCTGGACTCGCCGCCATGCCCTACGACGTGCCGCGCGGTTGTTTGGGGGGCTACTACCCCGAGTGCAATCCGCTGCTGCCACTTTGGCACTACGCGAAGGAAAGCAAGGTGCCGGCTGCGAAGTCGATTCCGGTCCGGGTTGTGGCGGTTGAAAAACCCGGGAAACGATAG
- a CDS encoding DUF421 domain-containing protein, with translation MSVLIALFGEGKDLDTLQMSARAAAAFLCTLALIRISGRRSFGQRSTFDYVVAILLGATLSRFIVGASPAIPTLAASTVLVLMHRALGWLCVRSRRVDRLIGGTPRKLYGNGEFDNAQMSAALVTRTDVEEAMRDKLHVTSLHALESALLERNGQISLILKPDAETPSRVNHH, from the coding sequence ATGAGTGTCCTGATTGCCTTGTTCGGAGAAGGAAAAGATCTCGACACACTGCAAATGTCCGCGCGTGCGGCGGCGGCTTTCCTGTGCACGCTGGCGCTTATCCGCATTTCCGGTAGACGGTCGTTTGGACAACGATCCACTTTCGATTATGTCGTCGCGATTCTGCTTGGCGCGACGTTAAGTCGATTCATCGTCGGCGCGTCACCGGCCATTCCAACGCTCGCGGCGTCCACCGTCCTGGTGTTGATGCACAGGGCCCTGGGATGGCTTTGCGTGCGATCCAGACGGGTTGACAGGTTGATCGGCGGCACGCCGCGAAAACTGTACGGGAATGGCGAATTCGACAATGCCCAAATGTCCGCTGCGCTGGTTACCCGAACCGATGTGGAAGAAGCGATGCGCGACAAACTACACGTGACGTCGCTGCACGCACTTGAATCCGCGTTGCTCGAACGAAACGGGCAGATCAGCCTGATCCTGAAACCCGACGCTGAGACGCCATCCAGGGTCAATCACCATTAA